A genomic segment from Lignipirellula cremea encodes:
- a CDS encoding chemotaxis protein CheC — translation MTSQTSAAPASFTELFSAALRRASDAMCQWTSGRVSLALEEVVNAPLEEISERMQIAADMLAMVVLGVEGASGAGGQFVLAFDEENGRKLAASLLRRKVVNQPEWTAIERSAVMETGNILASAYLNELTLLLQMELTPTPPEFVQDFGPSVLQQALMAQAMYSDQILLCQTRFEFDQQAVNWSVFFAPSVELMQAIHAALQPG, via the coding sequence ATGACCAGCCAGACTAGCGCCGCTCCGGCGAGCTTTACCGAACTGTTCAGCGCAGCCCTGCGCAGGGCGTCCGACGCCATGTGCCAGTGGACCAGCGGCCGCGTTTCGCTGGCCCTGGAGGAAGTGGTGAACGCCCCCCTGGAAGAAATTTCGGAGCGGATGCAGATTGCCGCCGATATGCTGGCCATGGTCGTGCTGGGCGTGGAAGGGGCCTCCGGGGCCGGGGGACAGTTTGTCCTGGCTTTCGATGAAGAGAACGGCCGCAAGCTGGCGGCCAGCCTGTTGCGGAGGAAGGTCGTCAACCAGCCGGAATGGACCGCCATCGAACGGTCAGCCGTCATGGAAACCGGCAACATTCTGGCTTCGGCCTATCTCAACGAACTCACCTTGCTACTGCAGATGGAGCTGACTCCGACGCCCCCTGAGTTTGTGCAGGACTTCGGCCCGAGCGTGCTGCAGCAGGCGCTGATGGCGCAGGCCATGTACAGCGACCAGATCCTGTTGTGCCAGACACGTTTTGAATTCGATCAGCAGGCGGTTAACTGGTCTGTCTTTTTTGCACCGAGTGTGGAGTTGATGCAGGCCATTCACGCGGCGTTGCAACCAGGATAA
- a CDS encoding response regulator has translation MRKTLLIVDDAMIIREMIKDAVEPESWEIVGEAANGQEAIIKYQTLRPDAVTLDLVMPRFDGLHALRGIREFDPLARVLIVSAINQKEKLTEALRYGAGDFIVKPFEALRLRTALTKIVARMDSMPVILPAASSPQ, from the coding sequence ATGCGTAAAACATTACTCATTGTCGACGACGCCATGATCATACGTGAAATGATCAAGGACGCAGTGGAACCCGAAAGCTGGGAGATCGTTGGCGAAGCCGCGAACGGGCAGGAAGCGATCATTAAATACCAGACACTGCGTCCCGATGCAGTCACGCTGGACCTGGTCATGCCGCGCTTCGACGGCCTGCACGCCCTCCGTGGGATTCGAGAATTTGATCCCCTCGCCCGCGTGCTGATCGTGAGCGCCATCAATCAGAAAGAGAAACTTACCGAAGCCCTGCGTTACGGGGCGGGCGACTTTATCGTCAAGCCGTTTGAAGCCCTCCGTTTGCGCACCGCGTTGACAAAGATTGTCGCGCGTATGGATTCCATGCCTGTCATTCTTCCCGCCGCCTCGTCCCCGCAATAA
- a CDS encoding chemotaxis protein CheA translates to MEAKTTDWDEEFLADMLGDFLDESQGYLSNLNDNLMRLEQMVAACQDDETPEVDIKLLSEMFRDIHSLKGLSAMLQLRNINGLTHKIENVFDAARNRILNVTREVVDLIFDAFDVLTSMVNHLINPQGEEVDSDPIEERIEQLLQNAGVIRETATLGEIEAAIAAIQLDDAPAPAAPETDDVEQSIVEPAASVPLEPDVTGLMADNPVANSAEADSSVAGSPDADSVGALETELVDPLDGVCDESDIVDKYLSIFLDEAEESLDAMSDELLKESEADLDTVLVICHRIKGAAASIGLNRSARLAHIMEDLLQDRKDSGQQLTPNASDALMAAVDAFRDFLQVLRSGARSPDKFAEAFLKVQQAQRESPDDTTQAVASEAEGDVPETVENAFENAGGLAPPTVDLVPVEETAVEGLSALSPAELKQIGAVTPNDRPALAGLAVLQAQLPLADVKTRLIFERLEGLGDVFFRSPTDESLRNDEEACRIVFGLATDHSAAEIRQGIDFEGVDCIAIESLAIPDAAPLPASAVQTRPDVFAASTAPVTETALDMAPTPVAAAPAPVVEAPTPVTPAPKPVAAAPKPVTPATKPVAAEAKPAIAKTGPNPPRPPAATSPEGAGGSGAEANRNKPTETVRVDIDRLDHLMNLAGQLVINKARFGRIGEQLKGLASRKQSTQSLANVSSMLDRLSSDTDAMGRRNSVDSSQIQGIHSHVEQIKRDLMIVQSDIDQLRQARTLVNDLSEAVHQLERVSDGIQQSVMDTRMVPIGPLFGRFKRVIRDITRGNGKDIQLVIRGDKTELDKRMIDELGDPLIHMVRNSADHGIESPEDRIKAGKPPQGTVTLDAFHRGNRIFVRVKDDGRGLDPERLISKALSKGIITAAEAERLSPQQALQLVWEPGFSTAEQITEVSGRGMGMDIVKSKIEQLNGSVELDSQVGVGATITIKLPLTMAILPSLLTVIAGDVFAIPMESVSEIVRVSGVNLTTVHGRETARVRGRVVSVVELSGLLHWNRPAARKPKDGEKDGEHGRAERTLVIIRTEDDELGLAVDRLLGEEDIVIKSLAENYRNVAGIAGASILGDGRVSLILDVAALVEIACRPTSSMAGAM, encoded by the coding sequence ATGGAAGCCAAAACGACGGACTGGGACGAAGAGTTCCTTGCCGACATGCTGGGTGACTTTCTCGATGAGTCGCAGGGATACCTGTCAAATCTCAACGACAACCTGATGCGACTGGAGCAGATGGTCGCCGCCTGCCAGGATGATGAAACTCCCGAAGTGGATATCAAACTGCTCAGCGAAATGTTTCGCGATATTCATAGTCTGAAAGGACTATCAGCGATGCTGCAGCTGCGCAACATTAACGGCTTGACCCACAAAATTGAGAACGTTTTCGACGCCGCCCGCAATCGAATTCTGAACGTCACCCGCGAGGTGGTCGATCTTATTTTCGACGCTTTCGATGTTCTCACGTCGATGGTGAATCATCTGATCAATCCCCAGGGTGAAGAAGTGGACAGCGATCCCATCGAAGAACGCATTGAACAGCTGCTGCAGAATGCCGGCGTAATCCGGGAGACGGCTACGCTGGGGGAAATCGAAGCCGCCATCGCCGCCATCCAGCTGGATGACGCTCCGGCGCCCGCCGCACCGGAAACTGACGACGTGGAACAAAGCATCGTCGAACCTGCGGCCTCGGTCCCGCTTGAACCCGATGTCACAGGTCTCATGGCCGACAATCCCGTCGCCAACAGTGCAGAAGCTGATAGCTCGGTCGCTGGCAGTCCCGATGCGGACAGCGTCGGGGCTCTGGAAACGGAGCTGGTCGATCCGCTGGACGGTGTCTGCGATGAATCGGATATTGTTGACAAGTACTTGTCGATTTTTCTCGATGAAGCCGAGGAATCGCTCGACGCCATGAGCGACGAGTTGTTAAAAGAAAGCGAGGCCGATCTTGATACGGTGCTGGTGATTTGCCACCGCATCAAAGGGGCTGCCGCTTCGATCGGACTCAACCGCTCGGCCCGTCTGGCCCATATCATGGAAGACCTGCTGCAGGACCGCAAGGACTCCGGCCAGCAACTCACGCCGAACGCCTCCGATGCGCTCATGGCGGCGGTTGACGCCTTCCGAGATTTCCTTCAGGTGTTGCGCAGCGGCGCCCGTTCGCCCGACAAGTTCGCCGAAGCGTTCCTGAAGGTGCAACAAGCCCAACGGGAGTCTCCGGACGACACGACCCAGGCTGTCGCCAGCGAGGCGGAGGGAGACGTACCGGAAACGGTCGAGAACGCTTTCGAGAACGCAGGGGGATTGGCCCCGCCGACCGTCGACCTGGTTCCTGTGGAGGAAACGGCCGTCGAGGGATTGTCTGCGTTAAGTCCTGCCGAACTGAAGCAAATTGGCGCCGTTACGCCCAACGATCGTCCCGCATTGGCGGGACTGGCCGTGCTGCAGGCCCAGCTGCCGTTGGCGGATGTTAAAACTCGCCTCATTTTTGAACGCCTCGAAGGACTGGGAGACGTTTTCTTCCGCAGTCCCACCGACGAATCCCTGCGCAACGACGAAGAAGCATGCCGCATCGTTTTCGGCCTGGCGACCGATCATTCAGCCGCGGAAATTCGCCAGGGTATCGACTTTGAAGGCGTCGATTGTATCGCGATCGAATCGCTAGCCATTCCGGACGCCGCCCCGCTTCCAGCGTCCGCCGTCCAGACCCGTCCTGATGTTTTTGCTGCGTCGACAGCACCTGTCACAGAGACCGCCCTCGATATGGCGCCCACTCCTGTCGCAGCGGCGCCAGCTCCTGTCGTTGAGGCGCCAACTCCTGTCACTCCGGCGCCGAAACCTGTCGCCGCGGCGCCAAAACCTGTCACTCCGGCGACTAAACCTGTCGCTGCGGAGGCAAAGCCTGCCATCGCGAAAACTGGGCCGAATCCGCCGCGTCCGCCGGCCGCAACGTCGCCAGAAGGAGCGGGGGGATCGGGTGCGGAAGCGAATCGGAATAAACCGACCGAGACGGTGCGGGTCGATATTGATCGGCTGGATCATCTGATGAACCTCGCGGGGCAACTGGTGATCAACAAGGCCCGTTTTGGTCGAATCGGCGAGCAGCTCAAGGGGTTGGCTTCGCGCAAGCAGTCGACACAGAGTCTGGCGAATGTTTCCTCCATGCTGGACCGGCTTTCCTCTGATACCGACGCCATGGGCCGCCGGAACTCGGTCGATTCGTCCCAGATCCAGGGAATCCACAGCCACGTGGAACAGATCAAACGCGATCTGATGATTGTGCAAAGCGACATCGATCAGCTGCGCCAGGCCCGCACGCTGGTGAACGATCTCTCGGAGGCGGTCCATCAACTGGAGCGGGTTTCCGACGGCATCCAGCAGAGCGTGATGGACACCCGGATGGTCCCGATCGGGCCGCTGTTCGGCAGGTTCAAGCGGGTCATTCGCGACATTACCCGGGGCAACGGAAAGGATATCCAGCTGGTGATCCGGGGCGACAAGACCGAGCTGGATAAACGGATGATCGACGAGCTGGGCGACCCGCTGATCCACATGGTGCGGAACTCGGCCGATCATGGGATCGAAAGTCCCGAAGACCGCATCAAAGCCGGGAAACCGCCGCAGGGAACCGTGACGCTCGACGCTTTCCATCGCGGGAATCGGATTTTCGTCCGCGTCAAAGACGACGGTCGCGGCCTGGATCCGGAAAGGCTGATCAGCAAGGCGCTAAGCAAAGGTATTATCACGGCCGCCGAAGCGGAACGACTGTCGCCCCAGCAGGCTCTCCAGCTGGTCTGGGAGCCAGGCTTCAGCACGGCCGAACAAATTACTGAAGTCTCCGGCCGCGGCATGGGGATGGACATTGTCAAATCCAAGATTGAACAACTGAACGGGTCCGTGGAACTCGACAGTCAGGTCGGCGTCGGCGCCACGATCACCATCAAACTGCCGCTGACGATGGCGATCCTGCCGAGCCTGTTGACGGTCATCGCAGGCGACGTGTTCGCCATTCCGATGGAATCCGTGTCCGAAATTGTCCGCGTTTCGGGCGTAAACCTGACGACCGTTCATGGCCGGGAAACGGCCCGGGTGCGGGGACGCGTGGTCTCGGTGGTGGAGCTTTCCGGCCTGCTGCACTGGAACCGACCTGCCGCACGGAAACCGAAAGATGGGGAGAAAGACGGAGAGCACGGTCGGGCAGAACGGACGCTCGTCATTATCCGCACCGAAGACGACGAACTGGGCCTGGCCGTTGATCGCCTGCTGGGGGAAGAAGATATCGTCATCAAGTCGTTGGCGGAAAACTATCGGAACGTGGCAGGCATCGCCGGCGCTAGCATCCTGGGAGATGGGCGCGTCTCGCTCATTCTCGATGTGGCCGCTCTCGTTGAGATCGCCTGTCGCCCGACATCCAGCATGGCGGGAGCAATGTGA
- a CDS encoding CheR family methyltransferase — MATTLPTETVSDSQLTKFANLIYQKTGNRFSSQKKTLLTNRLRRRLKASGISGFDEYYQYLTKLSRRHEEWNEFLQEVTTHETYLFRDSMQWDWFTRRYLPARVSGARRGELPKELSIWSAACSTGDEAYTIAACIADKITSVSEWKINILGTDIGTGALQQAEQADFNERAMRLVPSRLQGRFFTKTKTGNWRPKEMLTQWTRFRQHNLLEPLPGMHFDLVFVKNVFIYFDADSKRKAFENINKTLRSGGLLLSGPAEGITDQLRDYDREEPWLHRKR; from the coding sequence ATGGCGACCACTCTTCCCACGGAAACGGTCAGCGATTCACAACTGACAAAGTTTGCGAATCTGATCTATCAGAAAACGGGGAACCGTTTCTCCTCGCAGAAAAAAACACTGCTAACCAATCGGCTGCGCCGGCGGCTGAAGGCGTCGGGAATCAGTGGGTTCGACGAATACTATCAATATTTGACAAAGCTCTCCCGCCGCCACGAAGAGTGGAACGAATTCCTGCAGGAAGTCACCACGCACGAAACCTATCTGTTTCGCGACTCCATGCAGTGGGACTGGTTTACACGACGCTATCTGCCTGCCCGGGTGTCCGGAGCTCGCCGCGGCGAACTCCCCAAAGAACTCAGTATCTGGTCGGCCGCCTGCAGTACGGGCGACGAGGCCTATACGATTGCCGCCTGTATTGCAGACAAGATCACAAGTGTCAGCGAGTGGAAGATCAACATTCTCGGAACCGATATCGGAACAGGAGCCCTGCAGCAGGCTGAGCAGGCCGACTTCAATGAGCGCGCCATGCGTCTGGTGCCGTCGCGACTGCAGGGACGTTTCTTCACGAAAACGAAGACTGGCAACTGGCGTCCGAAAGAGATGCTTACCCAGTGGACGCGTTTTCGCCAGCATAATCTGCTGGAGCCTTTACCAGGCATGCACTTTGACCTGGTGTTTGTGAAAAATGTGTTTATCTACTTTGACGCAGACTCCAAACGGAAAGCGTTTGAGAATATCAACAAAACACTCCGTTCCGGAGGACTGCTACTGTCGGGTCCCGCAGAAGGGATCACCGACCAGTTGCGAGATTACGATCGCGAAGAGCCCTGGCTGCATCGCAAACGCTAA
- a CDS encoding chemotaxis protein CheD, which yields MQSLTSTETPATVLVGMSQIEIVSNGESARAVLGSCIGLVLYHPLRRIGAMAHIVLPDGKDRSGPPGKFADSAYPEMMRLLGQHGVGRVGLVAKLAGGASMFGGGGPLQIGEANYSAVKAILQSAQVPITGEHARGGKGRRITLDSSTGQVQVEIAGNPPVVL from the coding sequence ATGCAGTCCCTAACCAGCACCGAAACACCAGCGACCGTATTGGTCGGTATGTCGCAAATCGAGATCGTCAGCAACGGCGAGTCCGCCCGCGCCGTGTTGGGCTCTTGCATTGGACTGGTCCTGTACCATCCGCTGCGGCGAATCGGCGCCATGGCCCATATTGTTCTTCCCGACGGGAAGGATCGTTCTGGTCCGCCGGGGAAATTTGCCGACAGCGCCTACCCGGAAATGATGCGTCTGCTCGGACAGCACGGCGTGGGAAGAGTCGGCCTGGTCGCCAAGCTGGCAGGCGGGGCCAGCATGTTCGGCGGCGGCGGTCCGCTGCAGATTGGCGAAGCCAACTACTCCGCCGTGAAAGCCATTCTGCAGTCGGCCCAGGTGCCGATCACGGGTGAGCACGCACGCGGCGGCAAAGGCCGCCGAATCACCCTGGATAGTTCGACCGGTCAGGTGCAGGTCGAAATTGCAGGGAACCCGCCCGTTGTCTTGTAA